The Ascaphus truei isolate aAscTru1 chromosome 11, aAscTru1.hap1, whole genome shotgun sequence genome includes a window with the following:
- the LOC142463631 gene encoding uncharacterized protein LOC142463631 isoform X2 — protein MSAGRYVVMSHMQNYLPVLLLGIGSLVALAVSWYSGFWVRLFVLTSVIYGIYWIWKREAHVSCGKEISEEICQVRVTGPKTIGIFSRDPEGSYSWLMSYLRTQTSWGDVKVGPVYISSNGFQQFRQDVSKYKLAIVYHTKTRGRINVSDVTDALYDEELKYLSSKLGQENVIVVIDDLEDSSPEEKRRILQNQPSIGRLAREMFLFHTQEKDSHLRGEYSSQDGRSIQIKLGRMVQLLFGGI, from the exons ATGTCTGCTGGAAGATACGTGGTTATGTCTCACATGCAAAATTACCTTCCCGTG CTGCTTCTGGGTATCGGCAGTCTCGTTGCCCTGGCAGTGTCCTGGTACAGCGGGTTCTGGGTGCGCTTATTCGTGCTGACATCAGTTATATATGGAATATATTGG ATATGGAAACGTGAGGCGCATGTGTCTTGCGGGAAAGAGATTTCAGAAGAAATT TGCCAAGTCAGAGTCACTGGTCCAAAAACCATTGGTATCTTCTCCAGGGACCCAGAGGGCTCCTATTCTTGGCTCATGAGCTATCTGAGAACACAGACCTCCTGGGGTGATGTGAAGGTGGGACCGGTATACATATCGAGCAATGGATTCCAGCAGTTCAGACAGGATGTCTCCAAGTACAAGTTGGCCATCGTGTATCATACAAAGACGAGAGGGAGGATTAATGTCTCGGACGTTACAGATGCTTTGTATGATGAGGAGCTGAAATATCTGTCCTCAAAATTAG GGCAGGAGAACGTCATTGTGGTGATTGATGACCTGGAGGACAGCAGCCCTGAGGAGAAGCGACGGATCCTGCAGAATCAGCCCAGTATTGGGAGACTGGCCCGGGAGATGTTCCTCTTCCACACACAGGAGAAGGATTCTCACCTCAGGGGAGAGTATAGTTCCCAAGATGGCAGATCCATACAGATAAAGCTGGGCAGGATGGTACAGCTCCTATTTGGAGGTATCTGA
- the LOC142463631 gene encoding uncharacterized protein LOC142463631 isoform X3 has translation MSAGRYVVMSHMQNYLPVLLLGIGSLVALAVSWYSGFWVRLFVLTSVIYGIYWCQVRVTGPKTIGIFSRDPEGSYSWLMSYLRTQTSWGDVKVGPVYISSNGFQQFRQDVSKYKLAIVYHTKTRGRINVSDVTDALYDEELKYLSSKLGQENVIVVIDDLEDSSPEEKRRILQNQPSIGRLAREMFLFHTQEKDSHLRGEYSSQDGRSIQIKLGRMVQLLFGGEARHAEAWRRV, from the exons ATGTCTGCTGGAAGATACGTGGTTATGTCTCACATGCAAAATTACCTTCCCGTG CTGCTTCTGGGTATCGGCAGTCTCGTTGCCCTGGCAGTGTCCTGGTACAGCGGGTTCTGGGTGCGCTTATTCGTGCTGACATCAGTTATATATGGAATATATTGG TGCCAAGTCAGAGTCACTGGTCCAAAAACCATTGGTATCTTCTCCAGGGACCCAGAGGGCTCCTATTCTTGGCTCATGAGCTATCTGAGAACACAGACCTCCTGGGGTGATGTGAAGGTGGGACCGGTATACATATCGAGCAATGGATTCCAGCAGTTCAGACAGGATGTCTCCAAGTACAAGTTGGCCATCGTGTATCATACAAAGACGAGAGGGAGGATTAATGTCTCGGACGTTACAGATGCTTTGTATGATGAGGAGCTGAAATATCTGTCCTCAAAATTAG GGCAGGAGAACGTCATTGTGGTGATTGATGACCTGGAGGACAGCAGCCCTGAGGAGAAGCGACGGATCCTGCAGAATCAGCCCAGTATTGGGAGACTGGCCCGGGAGATGTTCCTCTTCCACACACAGGAGAAGGATTCTCACCTCAGGGGAGAGTATAGTTCCCAAGATGGCAGATCCATACAGATAAAGCTGGGCAGGATGGTACAGCTCCTATTTGGAG gggaggcccggcacgcGGAGGCGTGGAGGAGGGTGTAG
- the LOC142463631 gene encoding uncharacterized protein LOC142463631 isoform X1, with translation MSAGRYVVMSHMQNYLPVLLLGIGSLVALAVSWYSGFWVRLFVLTSVIYGIYWIWKREAHVSCGKEISEEICQVRVTGPKTIGIFSRDPEGSYSWLMSYLRTQTSWGDVKVGPVYISSNGFQQFRQDVSKYKLAIVYHTKTRGRINVSDVTDALYDEELKYLSSKLGQENVIVVIDDLEDSSPEEKRRILQNQPSIGRLAREMFLFHTQEKDSHLRGEYSSQDGRSIQIKLGRMVQLLFGGEARHAEAWRRV, from the exons ATGTCTGCTGGAAGATACGTGGTTATGTCTCACATGCAAAATTACCTTCCCGTG CTGCTTCTGGGTATCGGCAGTCTCGTTGCCCTGGCAGTGTCCTGGTACAGCGGGTTCTGGGTGCGCTTATTCGTGCTGACATCAGTTATATATGGAATATATTGG ATATGGAAACGTGAGGCGCATGTGTCTTGCGGGAAAGAGATTTCAGAAGAAATT TGCCAAGTCAGAGTCACTGGTCCAAAAACCATTGGTATCTTCTCCAGGGACCCAGAGGGCTCCTATTCTTGGCTCATGAGCTATCTGAGAACACAGACCTCCTGGGGTGATGTGAAGGTGGGACCGGTATACATATCGAGCAATGGATTCCAGCAGTTCAGACAGGATGTCTCCAAGTACAAGTTGGCCATCGTGTATCATACAAAGACGAGAGGGAGGATTAATGTCTCGGACGTTACAGATGCTTTGTATGATGAGGAGCTGAAATATCTGTCCTCAAAATTAG GGCAGGAGAACGTCATTGTGGTGATTGATGACCTGGAGGACAGCAGCCCTGAGGAGAAGCGACGGATCCTGCAGAATCAGCCCAGTATTGGGAGACTGGCCCGGGAGATGTTCCTCTTCCACACACAGGAGAAGGATTCTCACCTCAGGGGAGAGTATAGTTCCCAAGATGGCAGATCCATACAGATAAAGCTGGGCAGGATGGTACAGCTCCTATTTGGAG gggaggcccggcacgcGGAGGCGTGGAGGAGGGTGTAG